A window of the Microvirga terrae genome harbors these coding sequences:
- a CDS encoding MFS transporter — protein sequence MLRDRGLPLDQIGLTYLAVLPWVLKFLWASAVERYRLPPTGPSRSRSIVLIGGMVSGTCFLLAALVGPSSLLPLMTLFVVIAFAASTVDIACDGHAVESLSTQYHGWGNAAQVGGAYLGSAVGSGLFLVLVARFDWPLAMIVMAALLVLLGLPFILSPAAIRDDVRSHRPSLRDALNRAGMRKGLGLAALYAISQKWGLAMLGPFLIDSGLGLDALGIVNGAGGMIIGFGCAVLGGGLVRLWGSRPVMIIALVLQAITLSGLATVASTGGGSHFLLLCLALASSSAVMALGFVALYAQFMTLSDPRQAGIDFTLLQCMDALVSMIGGIGAGWIAQHYGYGACFGLSAFLVMLATPLVNLLSSRPRRSQGEATRHQPGRRSRSDPDGEHNAIRKHDAGSGATILRGRGDTYAS from the coding sequence GTGCTTCGTGACCGCGGGCTGCCTCTCGATCAGATTGGGCTGACCTATCTCGCGGTTCTTCCATGGGTGCTGAAGTTCCTCTGGGCTTCAGCGGTCGAGCGGTATCGTCTGCCGCCCACAGGGCCAAGCCGATCGCGATCGATCGTTCTGATCGGAGGGATGGTCTCCGGAACTTGTTTCCTCCTAGCGGCACTCGTCGGCCCGAGCAGCTTGTTGCCTTTGATGACCTTGTTCGTGGTCATTGCCTTTGCCGCCTCGACGGTGGACATCGCATGCGACGGTCATGCTGTGGAAAGCCTTTCCACGCAATATCATGGCTGGGGCAACGCCGCTCAGGTGGGGGGTGCCTATCTCGGCTCCGCGGTTGGTTCGGGTCTTTTCCTTGTCCTTGTGGCGCGGTTCGATTGGCCCTTGGCCATGATCGTCATGGCGGCGCTTCTCGTGCTGCTCGGTCTACCCTTCATCCTGTCGCCTGCAGCCATTCGAGACGATGTGAGATCCCATCGCCCATCTCTCCGCGATGCACTCAACCGCGCCGGGATGCGCAAAGGTCTAGGGCTCGCCGCCCTTTATGCTATCTCACAAAAGTGGGGCTTGGCGATGCTTGGGCCATTCCTGATCGATTCCGGCCTCGGTCTGGACGCCCTCGGGATCGTCAATGGAGCCGGGGGAATGATCATCGGGTTTGGTTGTGCGGTGCTGGGCGGCGGCTTGGTCCGACTCTGGGGCTCGCGGCCCGTCATGATCATTGCACTCGTCCTCCAAGCTATCACCCTCTCTGGTCTTGCCACAGTCGCATCGACAGGGGGCGGCTCGCATTTTCTTCTGCTCTGCCTCGCGCTCGCAAGTTCGTCCGCTGTCATGGCGCTGGGCTTTGTGGCGCTTTACGCACAGTTCATGACGCTCTCAGATCCCCGTCAGGCAGGGATCGACTTTACGCTGCTGCAATGCATGGATGCGCTCGTCAGCATGATCGGTGGCATTGGAGCAGGCTGGATCGCGCAACATTACGGTTATGGCGCCTGTTTCGGGCTGTCTGCGTTCCTCGTGATGCTTGCGACGCCGCTCGTGAATCTCCTAAGCTCAAGACCCAGGAGATCGCAAGGAGAGGCAACCCGTCACCAGCCCGGCCGCCGCTCCCGCAGCGATCCTGATGGCGAGCACAACGCAATCCGGAAGCATGATGCCGGGAGCGGTGCGACCATACTTCGCGGACGCGGGGACACCTATGCCTCGTGA
- a CDS encoding calcium-binding protein, producing MAVVTFHNSTRPGLRLKDFFTPITSEISIATAPGWETARFQVNVDHMMIDVLYGGPVVSDAWGQIAYIEFKLNGVPYLTYGEWGGSPLFAYRGLSSFQEQSSASVDAIMTGADQLNGSSNADYLEGSGGDDRLYGGPGADTLNGGSGNDTYFVDSRDDRILEAPAGGHDIVSTTVSFAMAADAEIEELWAAEGVNSLSLIGNDFANLIVGTPGDDEIDGKGGADVLIGQNGNDLYIVDSLWDVVREETGQGYDTIITQVSFTLSDNVEVLKAAGGFSPVDLVGNEHSNEIFGNIGANIIRGLDGDDRLYGDGGDDILDGGTGQDFLYGGIGNDLLSGEDGNDVLYGDMGKDTIDGGAGYDRLYGGTESNWLIGQSGDDTLYGGVHADTLQGGEGFDRLYGDTGNDSLDGGFGNDTLAGGWGRDTFVFRNALNARANVDTITDFNVKDDTIRLENGVFKKLRKTGKLHSDYLIIGGKSQDANDYLVYNRKNGYLSYDADGAGSKYKPVLFFKLKPGLAITEKDFFII from the coding sequence ATGGCGGTCGTCACGTTTCACAACTCTACGCGTCCAGGACTTCGGTTGAAGGATTTTTTTACGCCGATTACCAGCGAAATCAGCATAGCAACAGCGCCAGGATGGGAGACCGCGCGCTTCCAGGTGAACGTGGATCATATGATGATTGACGTTCTCTATGGAGGACCCGTCGTGTCAGACGCGTGGGGGCAGATAGCCTATATCGAGTTCAAGCTGAATGGCGTCCCCTATCTGACCTATGGAGAATGGGGCGGATCGCCTCTGTTCGCATATCGCGGGCTTTCCAGCTTTCAGGAGCAAAGCTCTGCCAGTGTCGATGCAATCATGACAGGGGCCGACCAGCTCAACGGTTCATCAAACGCCGACTATCTTGAAGGATCGGGCGGCGATGATCGGCTGTATGGCGGCCCGGGCGCAGATACGCTGAACGGGGGATCCGGCAATGACACCTACTTCGTCGACAGCCGAGACGATCGCATTCTCGAGGCTCCCGCAGGCGGCCACGACATCGTGTCGACCACCGTCAGTTTCGCCATGGCCGCGGATGCAGAGATCGAGGAGCTGTGGGCGGCCGAAGGGGTGAATTCCCTCTCTCTCATCGGCAACGACTTCGCGAACCTGATCGTCGGCACTCCCGGTGACGATGAAATCGACGGCAAAGGCGGCGCCGACGTCTTGATCGGGCAGAATGGAAACGATCTGTATATCGTCGATAGTCTCTGGGACGTGGTCCGTGAAGAGACCGGACAGGGATACGACACGATCATCACGCAAGTCTCGTTCACGCTGAGTGACAATGTTGAAGTGCTGAAAGCGGCTGGCGGTTTTTCTCCGGTCGATCTTGTCGGCAATGAACATTCGAATGAGATCTTCGGCAATATCGGCGCCAACATCATCCGAGGCCTCGATGGCGACGATCGGCTTTATGGCGATGGTGGCGACGACATCCTCGATGGAGGCACAGGGCAGGACTTTCTCTACGGTGGCATCGGCAACGACCTGCTTTCAGGTGAGGACGGAAACGACGTGCTCTACGGTGATATGGGCAAAGACACTATCGACGGCGGTGCGGGTTATGACCGTCTCTATGGTGGCACGGAGAGCAATTGGCTCATCGGGCAGAGCGGGGACGATACGCTCTACGGAGGAGTGCACGCCGATACACTGCAGGGTGGAGAAGGGTTTGATCGGCTTTACGGTGACACCGGCAATGATTCTCTCGATGGTGGCTTCGGCAATGACACGCTCGCCGGCGGTTGGGGCCGAGATACCTTCGTATTCAGGAACGCGCTGAATGCCAGGGCCAACGTTGATACGATCACGGACTTCAACGTGAAGGACGATACGATTCGCCTGGAGAACGGCGTCTTCAAAAAATTGCGCAAGACAGGGAAACTACACTCGGACTACCTGATAATCGGGGGCAAGTCGCAGGACGCAAATGATTACTTGGTCTATAACAGGAAAAACGGCTACCTGTCCTATGATGCGGACGGAGCGGGATCCAAGTACAAGCCTGTCCTTTTCTTCAAGCTGAAACCTGGTCTTGCCATCACGGAGAAGGATTTCTTCATTATCTAG
- a CDS encoding YbaK/EbsC family protein, whose translation MSLESVRAFLAHHAPDLRIIEMQTSTATVAQAAEAHGVRPERIAKTLSLRVGERSFLVVTSGTARLDNRKVKATFGGKASMLDSEQVQALTGHPVGGVCPFGLATPLPVYCDISLKTFEEVVPAAGSIHTAVRINPLRMAELVGADWVDVCQASE comes from the coding sequence ATGAGCCTCGAGTCCGTTCGCGCCTTTCTGGCTCATCACGCACCGGATCTCCGAATCATCGAAATGCAGACCAGCACCGCCACCGTGGCTCAGGCGGCTGAAGCGCACGGTGTCCGACCTGAGAGAATTGCCAAGACCCTGTCCCTGAGAGTGGGAGAGAGAAGTTTCCTGGTGGTCACGAGCGGCACGGCTCGATTGGATAACCGCAAGGTCAAGGCGACTTTTGGCGGCAAGGCGTCGATGCTGGACTCCGAACAGGTTCAGGCTCTCACGGGTCACCCGGTTGGCGGAGTCTGCCCTTTCGGGTTGGCAACACCGCTGCCGGTGTATTGCGACATTTCCTTGAAGACATTCGAAGAAGTGGTTCCGGCAGCCGGCTCAATCCATACCGCCGTACGTATCAATCCGCTGAGAATGGCTGAGCTTGTCGGCGCAGATTGGGTGGATGTCTGCCAAGCGAGCGAATGA
- a CDS encoding oxidoreductase: MPLNENPVWFITGCSTGFGRELAQLVLKRGWRAVVTARDIARVEDLTRGYEAKALAVSLDVTRDDDIAAAVSEAEARFGSIDVLVNNAGYGYQASIEEGNDEEIRAQFETNVFGLAAMTRAVLPGMRARRHGHIVNISSQAGFIGYPGSGYYAATKHAVEGLSDALSKEVAPLGIRVTCVEPGPFRTDWAGRSLQQRRPAIEDYRDTVGARLETTANYSGKQPGDPVRAAEAIIKAVEASNPPKHLVLGAIALDGIREKLKETLAEVEAWSETSRSADYPDGNQ; this comes from the coding sequence ATGCCACTCAACGAGAACCCTGTTTGGTTCATCACCGGCTGCTCCACCGGGTTCGGGCGGGAACTCGCCCAATTGGTGCTGAAGCGGGGCTGGCGTGCCGTGGTGACCGCGCGGGACATCGCGCGGGTCGAGGACCTGACCCGCGGTTATGAAGCCAAGGCTCTCGCCGTATCGCTTGACGTCACCAGGGATGATGACATTGCGGCCGCCGTGAGCGAGGCTGAGGCTCGGTTCGGTTCGATTGACGTGCTCGTGAACAACGCCGGCTATGGGTATCAGGCCTCTATCGAAGAAGGCAATGATGAGGAAATCCGTGCCCAGTTCGAGACCAATGTCTTCGGTCTCGCGGCGATGACCCGTGCCGTGCTGCCCGGCATGCGCGCCCGCCGCCACGGGCACATCGTCAACATCTCGTCCCAGGCCGGATTCATCGGCTATCCCGGCTCCGGCTATTATGCTGCGACAAAGCATGCGGTGGAAGGCCTTTCGGACGCCCTTTCCAAGGAGGTCGCTCCGCTCGGGATCAGAGTGACCTGCGTCGAGCCCGGGCCCTTTCGTACCGATTGGGCGGGGCGTTCCCTGCAGCAGCGGCGTCCGGCCATCGAGGATTACCGGGATACCGTTGGGGCCCGCCTGGAAACGACGGCAAATTATAGCGGAAAGCAGCCGGGTGATCCCGTTCGAGCGGCGGAGGCGATCATCAAGGCTGTCGAAGCGAGCAATCCGCCCAAGCACCTGGTGTTAGGTGCGATTGCACTCGATGGCATTCGGGAGAAGCTGAAGGAAACGCTTGCGGAGGTCGAGGCTTGGTCGGAGACAAGCCGTTCAGCCGACTACCCGGATGGAAACCAGTAG
- a CDS encoding cyclase family protein yields MISSIAFAQQTTGQTGLWPVYEQSIKSAKHIDLTHAFAPSQPVWPGFGHAEFKATTAGADIPNYVQKGEEYTYAKHGFVATSYMLTTDQYGTQLDPPAHWDEYGATISDLPPTYALRPLVVIPIHEKVAADPGYHLSVEDIRSWESRNGRIPEGAVVMVRSDWYKGWSDPIRFASKPHPGVSLDALKFLHLERKILFHGHEPLDTDTTPTLEGESWLLHNHFTQAEGVANLDKVPETGALISIGFAKPLGGTGGYARYVAIAPADWPYGVTVADAPGAPLPKQAAPLRRDERGVMRPQAGGK; encoded by the coding sequence CTGATCTCATCCATCGCCTTCGCGCAGCAGACCACCGGGCAGACAGGGCTCTGGCCGGTCTACGAACAAAGTATCAAGAGCGCCAAGCACATCGATCTCACTCATGCTTTCGCGCCATCCCAGCCCGTCTGGCCGGGATTCGGCCATGCAGAATTCAAGGCGACAACGGCGGGCGCCGACATCCCGAACTATGTTCAGAAGGGCGAGGAATACACCTACGCCAAGCACGGATTCGTCGCCACCAGCTACATGCTCACGACAGATCAGTACGGAACACAGCTCGACCCGCCGGCTCACTGGGATGAGTACGGCGCAACGATCAGCGACCTGCCGCCGACTTATGCGCTCCGCCCGCTGGTGGTGATTCCGATCCACGAAAAGGTAGCCGCCGACCCCGGGTATCACTTGAGTGTGGAGGACATTCGCAGTTGGGAGAGCCGGAACGGCCGCATCCCCGAAGGTGCCGTCGTCATGGTCCGGTCCGATTGGTACAAGGGCTGGAGCGACCCTATCCGCTTCGCGAGCAAGCCCCATCCAGGTGTCAGCCTCGACGCTCTCAAGTTTCTGCACCTGGAGCGCAAGATCCTGTTTCATGGACACGAGCCTCTCGACACGGATACGACACCGACGTTGGAGGGCGAGTCCTGGCTTCTGCACAACCATTTCACACAGGCGGAAGGGGTCGCCAACCTGGACAAGGTTCCCGAGACGGGAGCGCTGATCTCGATCGGCTTCGCCAAGCCTCTTGGCGGCACGGGCGGTTATGCCCGCTACGTGGCTATCGCTCCAGCCGACTGGCCCTACGGGGTGACAGTGGCGGATGCACCCGGGGCTCCATTGCCGAAGCAGGCGGCACCTCTGCGTCGCGATGAGAGAGGTGTGATGCGCCCACAGGCAGGAGGCAAGTGA
- a CDS encoding isoaspartyl peptidase/L-asparaginase family protein, whose translation MTSNPTTQNDFSLAVHGGAGTILRSRMTPEREAAYHAGLRRALNAGRVVLADGGSALDAVSASVMALEDEPLFNAGRGAVYTSAGKQEMDAAVMDGRDRSAGAVAGICGPRNPVLAARAVMEHSGHVILIGESALEFCRRQGLPFEDPSYFYTEQRWNALQETLAMRKSGADDQDESRKHGTVGAVARDRNGNLAAATSTGGMTAKSPGRVGDSPVIGAGTWADNETCAISATGHGEIFIRYAAAHEIASRMRYAAQSLEEASRAVVIDTLAPAGGSGGIIAVDHAGNLSLPFNCSGMYRGIVRSDGKLLTAIYDEPLVEFSDPNDQRN comes from the coding sequence ATGACAAGCAATCCGACCACGCAGAACGACTTTTCCTTGGCAGTTCATGGAGGTGCAGGCACCATTTTGCGCAGCAGGATGACGCCTGAACGCGAGGCCGCTTATCACGCAGGCCTGCGCCGGGCGTTGAATGCCGGCCGCGTTGTGCTGGCCGATGGCGGCAGTGCGCTTGATGCAGTCTCGGCTTCGGTCATGGCGCTCGAGGATGAGCCTCTCTTCAATGCTGGGCGCGGCGCGGTTTATACCTCGGCCGGCAAACAGGAGATGGACGCTGCCGTCATGGATGGACGTGACCGCTCCGCAGGAGCCGTGGCAGGTATCTGCGGGCCGCGCAATCCGGTCCTCGCCGCACGCGCCGTCATGGAGCATTCCGGCCATGTCATTCTCATCGGCGAAAGCGCCCTGGAATTCTGTCGGAGGCAGGGCCTTCCGTTCGAGGATCCGTCCTACTTCTACACTGAGCAACGTTGGAACGCCCTGCAGGAAACTCTGGCGATGCGCAAGAGCGGAGCCGACGACCAAGACGAGTCGCGCAAGCATGGGACGGTTGGCGCAGTCGCCCGCGACCGCAATGGAAATCTTGCCGCGGCGACATCCACCGGCGGCATGACGGCGAAGTCACCCGGACGTGTCGGCGACAGTCCCGTCATTGGAGCCGGAACATGGGCCGACAACGAAACCTGCGCCATCTCGGCCACCGGCCATGGAGAGATCTTCATCCGCTATGCGGCGGCTCACGAGATTGCCTCCCGGATGCGCTATGCGGCTCAGTCTCTCGAAGAGGCTTCGCGGGCTGTCGTAATCGACACGCTGGCACCGGCTGGCGGATCTGGTGGCATCATCGCCGTCGATCATGCTGGCAATCTGTCCCTACCCTTCAACTGCTCGGGAATGTATCGCGGCATCGTCAGGAGCGACGGCAAGCTTCTTACAGCGATCTATGACGAGCCGCTCGTTGAGTTCTCTGATCCGAATGACCAGCGGAACTGA
- a CDS encoding P1 family peptidase, with amino-acid sequence MDRARRAQDAGLACGSLQPGRFNSITDIPGVRVGHRTLNDGDIRTGVTAIIPHGGNLYREKPVAAVHVLNGFGKSAGLMQIEELGTLETPILLTNTLSVGTCCTALVRHAISSNPDIGRETSTVNPVVLECNDGYLNDIQALVVAEDDARAALDIASSDVAVGSVGAGCGMSTFGFKGGIGTASRRLEIDGQSFHLGVLVLSNFGRSGDLRLPDGRIISPVTPSSEPDRTEKGSIIIVAATDIPLSDRQLRRVLRRSGVGLARLGSFWGHGSGDIAIGFTTGNILAHDGNADLVEIRILSEQRIDLLFQAVADSTQEAVLDALVAANSMTGRTGHHRPSLLDTLATLSGDVSQ; translated from the coding sequence ATGGATCGCGCCCGTCGCGCCCAGGATGCTGGTCTCGCCTGTGGCAGCCTGCAACCAGGCAGGTTCAACAGCATCACCGATATCCCGGGTGTCAGGGTCGGCCATCGCACCCTCAATGATGGCGACATCCGAACCGGCGTGACGGCCATCATCCCGCATGGCGGCAACCTCTATCGCGAGAAGCCAGTCGCTGCCGTGCATGTCCTGAACGGCTTCGGCAAGAGCGCAGGTCTGATGCAGATCGAGGAGCTGGGTACCCTTGAAACACCTATTCTCCTCACGAACACCCTTTCGGTCGGGACCTGCTGCACGGCGCTTGTGCGCCACGCGATCTCAAGCAATCCGGATATCGGCAGAGAGACATCAACGGTCAACCCGGTCGTACTCGAGTGCAACGACGGCTATCTGAACGATATCCAGGCTCTCGTCGTTGCAGAGGACGATGCGCGAGCCGCTCTGGACATCGCTTCATCGGACGTCGCGGTCGGATCGGTCGGCGCCGGCTGCGGGATGAGCACATTCGGGTTCAAAGGCGGTATTGGCACAGCCTCCCGCCGTCTCGAGATCGACGGACAGAGCTTTCATCTTGGTGTTCTCGTTCTGTCAAACTTCGGTCGGTCAGGTGACCTGCGCCTGCCCGATGGCAGGATCATCTCGCCTGTCACACCCAGTTCTGAACCCGATCGTACCGAGAAAGGCTCGATCATCATCGTGGCAGCTACCGACATCCCGCTCAGCGATCGACAGCTCAGGCGCGTCCTGCGGCGCTCGGGGGTAGGGTTGGCCCGGCTCGGCTCGTTCTGGGGCCATGGCAGCGGCGACATCGCAATCGGCTTCACCACAGGCAATATTCTGGCTCACGACGGGAATGCGGATCTTGTCGAGATTCGGATCCTGAGCGAGCAGCGCATCGACCTTCTCTTCCAAGCCGTGGCGGACTCCACGCAGGAGGCCGTCCTTGATGCGCTGGTCGCCGCAAACTCCATGACGGGCCGCACGGGCCATCACCGTCCGAGCCTGCTCGACACTCTCGCGACACTCTCTGGGGACGTGAGCCAATGA
- a CDS encoding polysaccharide deacetylase family protein, producing the protein MDDIGGQPWAWDEQTWRSKVEHVRAGRPMKPAKWKNGARCAVALSFDSDHETNELRDGGRSVGRMSQGQYGNRQGVPRILSALARFDAKATFFVPAVAALLYEDEQRRVVAEGHEIGIHGWIHELNSQLPYEIERDLMFRAADTLERITGVRPVGLRTPSWDFSPSTLQIERELGLLYDSSLMADDDPYELLENSEPTGIVELPVEWIRDDAVYFNMHRFNGLRPHTPPTAVYDIFFREFDRAYEEGGLFLLTMHPHVTGYRSRIWILEKLLEEITQRSDVWIATHAEIAAFVKAECP; encoded by the coding sequence ATGGATGATATCGGCGGCCAACCCTGGGCTTGGGACGAGCAGACCTGGCGGAGTAAGGTCGAGCACGTGCGCGCTGGACGGCCCATGAAACCGGCGAAATGGAAGAATGGAGCCCGCTGCGCTGTCGCCCTGTCTTTCGATTCCGATCACGAAACGAACGAGTTGCGGGACGGAGGCAGATCCGTGGGCCGCATGTCGCAGGGGCAGTACGGCAATCGCCAGGGTGTTCCGCGAATTCTCAGCGCGCTTGCCCGGTTCGACGCCAAGGCGACGTTCTTCGTCCCGGCCGTGGCCGCCCTTCTCTACGAGGATGAGCAACGGCGGGTCGTCGCAGAAGGTCATGAAATCGGCATTCATGGCTGGATCCACGAATTAAACAGTCAACTTCCCTATGAGATTGAACGTGATCTCATGTTCCGCGCGGCTGATACCCTGGAGCGGATTACCGGAGTCCGACCTGTAGGCTTACGCACACCCTCCTGGGACTTCAGCCCAAGCACCCTGCAAATCGAACGGGAGCTCGGTCTTCTCTACGACTCGTCCTTGATGGCCGACGACGACCCTTATGAGTTGCTGGAAAACAGCGAGCCTACGGGCATCGTGGAGCTTCCCGTCGAGTGGATTCGCGACGATGCGGTATATTTCAACATGCATCGCTTCAACGGCCTGCGCCCGCATACCCCGCCGACGGCTGTCTACGACATCTTCTTCCGCGAATTCGACCGCGCCTATGAGGAGGGCGGCCTCTTCCTTTTGACCATGCATCCGCACGTGACGGGATACCGTTCGCGCATCTGGATCCTTGAGAAGCTCCTGGAGGAAATCACCCAGCGGTCGGATGTGTGGATTGCCACTCATGCGGAGATTGCCGCCTTTGTTAAAGCGGAATGCCCCTGA
- a CDS encoding SDR family NAD(P)-dependent oxidoreductase, whose product MNLDFTSRRVAVTGAAQGIGRSIVQCLASEGAHVWALDLDEAGLRIASEAGAVATRALDLADRGAVGHVFEEMAESLGGIDILVNCAGGVRGQVAKPIDEVSEHEWLVLFEANVHGAFWCSQAVAPHMKRQKFGRIVNISSGAGLRPSLTGIQAYTASKHALVGLTKQLSFELGPHGITVNSVAPGLVLSNPATQRQWESYGSEGQSRLVESIHTRRLGHPQDIANAVMFLASDAASWISGQIISADGGRS is encoded by the coding sequence ATGAATCTGGATTTCACTAGCCGTCGGGTCGCAGTCACTGGGGCCGCACAGGGCATCGGACGGAGCATCGTGCAATGCCTCGCATCGGAAGGCGCCCACGTCTGGGCTCTCGACCTGGACGAGGCCGGATTGCGCATCGCTTCGGAAGCAGGCGCGGTGGCAACGCGCGCCCTCGACTTGGCCGATCGTGGCGCTGTCGGTCACGTGTTCGAAGAGATGGCGGAGAGCCTGGGGGGCATCGACATCCTGGTCAATTGCGCGGGCGGGGTCCGCGGCCAGGTGGCGAAACCGATCGACGAGGTGAGCGAGCACGAGTGGCTTGTGCTCTTCGAGGCCAATGTGCATGGCGCGTTCTGGTGCTCGCAGGCCGTCGCTCCCCACATGAAGCGCCAGAAGTTCGGCCGCATCGTCAATATCTCGTCCGGAGCGGGCCTGCGCCCGAGCCTGACCGGGATTCAGGCCTACACGGCGTCGAAACATGCTCTAGTGGGTTTGACGAAGCAACTCAGCTTCGAACTTGGTCCCCATGGAATTACCGTCAACAGTGTCGCTCCGGGCTTAGTGCTGTCCAATCCGGCGACCCAGCGCCAATGGGAGAGCTATGGCTCTGAGGGCCAGTCTCGGTTGGTGGAGAGCATTCACACGCGCCGGCTTGGTCACCCTCAGGATATCGCCAATGCCGTCATGTTCCTGGCATCCGATGCTGCATCCTGGATATCCGGCCAGATCATCTCGGCGGACGGTGGGCGCTCCTGA
- a CDS encoding ketopantoate reductase family protein, producing the protein MNRNTILIWGAGAIGGTLGAYLSRAGEDVLLVDIVEPHVEAMNTDGLLIEGPVETFRQSVKAARPSDVEGQFSRIILAVKAHHTRDAVRSLKPYLAESGTVLSAQNGLNEIIIAEEIGAERTIGCFVNFGADWLEPGRILFGNRAAVAVGGLDGQTSDAVREYHRLLSIFEPKAVLTDNIWGYLWGKLGYGSLLFATALTNASMSENLASERHFPVYRRLGQEVMAVAKARGVKPLGFNGFNPDAFMPGADEDAARRSVADMAEFNRHTAKTHSGIWRDLAVRKRKTEVDAQIAIIATLGHEAGIATPAISRLVELIHHIEDVRREQSWSTLDEMLKL; encoded by the coding sequence ATGAACCGGAACACCATTCTTATCTGGGGCGCCGGCGCCATTGGCGGTACGCTCGGGGCATACCTCTCCCGCGCTGGCGAGGACGTGCTGCTCGTGGATATCGTCGAGCCGCATGTGGAGGCCATGAACACGGACGGACTACTCATCGAGGGCCCCGTCGAAACGTTTCGACAATCGGTCAAAGCCGCAAGGCCCAGCGACGTCGAAGGTCAGTTCAGCCGCATCATCCTGGCAGTCAAGGCTCATCATACACGCGATGCCGTCCGCTCGCTGAAGCCCTATCTTGCGGAGAGCGGCACCGTTCTCTCTGCGCAGAACGGATTGAACGAAATCATCATCGCCGAGGAGATCGGCGCCGAACGGACCATCGGCTGTTTCGTCAATTTCGGCGCGGACTGGCTGGAGCCGGGACGTATTCTTTTTGGTAATCGGGCAGCCGTCGCGGTCGGCGGGCTCGACGGCCAGACCAGCGACGCCGTGCGCGAATACCATCGTCTGCTGTCGATCTTCGAGCCGAAGGCCGTGCTCACCGACAACATCTGGGGCTATCTGTGGGGCAAGCTGGGCTACGGCTCCCTGCTCTTTGCGACGGCCCTGACCAACGCCTCGATGTCGGAGAACCTTGCCTCTGAGCGTCACTTTCCAGTCTACCGTCGACTCGGTCAGGAGGTGATGGCGGTGGCGAAGGCGCGCGGCGTTAAGCCTTTGGGCTTCAACGGGTTCAACCCGGATGCCTTCATGCCGGGGGCTGATGAAGATGCTGCCCGCCGCTCGGTCGCCGACATGGCGGAGTTCAACCGGCATACGGCCAAGACCCATTCCGGTATCTGGCGCGATCTCGCCGTGCGCAAGCGCAAGACCGAGGTGGACGCCCAGATCGCCATCATCGCAACCCTCGGCCACGAAGCCGGGATCGCGACCCCTGCCATCAGCAGGCTCGTCGAACTGATCCATCACATCGAGGATGTGCGGCGAGAACAATCCTGGTCCACTCTGGACGAAATGCTGAAGTTATGA
- a CDS encoding creatininase family protein gives MKISEMNWLQVEEYLKTDDRAVVPLGCTEQHAYLSLSVDSILAERVALEAAEPTGVPVFPVQAYGITPYFMAYPGTVSLRAETYLRIITDILDSLKRTGFRRILFVNGHGGNAPGQTAAIEWMGENRECRVKFHNWWNAPRTFEKVKQIDPIASHASWMENFPWTRLDGVEQPAHQKPMVDLERMRTFGPQGVREILQDGNFGGYFQRSDDDMNAIWAVAIEETRALIETW, from the coding sequence ATGAAAATCAGTGAGATGAACTGGCTTCAGGTCGAAGAATACCTGAAGACGGATGATCGCGCGGTCGTTCCCCTCGGCTGCACGGAGCAGCATGCCTATCTGAGCCTGTCCGTCGACAGCATTCTGGCGGAGCGCGTGGCTCTGGAAGCCGCGGAACCGACAGGTGTTCCGGTGTTCCCCGTCCAGGCCTATGGTATCACGCCATACTTCATGGCCTATCCTGGGACCGTTTCACTGAGGGCAGAAACCTATCTTCGCATTATCACCGACATCCTCGATTCGCTGAAGCGCACGGGCTTCCGGCGCATTCTCTTCGTCAATGGTCATGGCGGGAACGCGCCTGGCCAAACGGCTGCCATCGAATGGATGGGCGAGAACCGGGAGTGTCGGGTGAAGTTCCACAACTGGTGGAATGCACCCCGCACGTTCGAGAAAGTGAAGCAGATCGATCCGATAGCTTCCCATGCCTCCTGGATGGAGAACTTCCCCTGGACACGTCTGGACGGTGTCGAGCAGCCGGCGCATCAAAAGCCGATGGTCGATCTTGAGCGGATGCGGACGTTCGGTCCGCAAGGAGTCCGCGAGATCCTGCAGGACGGAAACTTCGGCGGTTACTTCCAGCGATCGGACGACGACATGAACGCCATCTGGGCTGTGGCGATCGAGGAAACCCGCGCACTTATCGAGACTTGGTAG